The Streptomyces europaeiscabiei genome window below encodes:
- a CDS encoding carbohydrate ABC transporter permease — protein MTATTATTIAPDRRRALAKRVLSKKAVLPWLFLAPGLLLALVFKFVPMGKGIWLSFFDVRPFLGDRWVGLDNYTRVLTDHRFQDAVGHTLLLGIGQSLGAIVVGFFLALLLEGQARSLKIIRAAVFLPVVTATAVVGELWRLMYYPTSDGLVNSALGVLGLGPTPFLDNPDTALWATMVMGVWMAAPYNMVIILAGLAGVDRTLYEAAAMDGVSLWQRLRYVTLPAIRPALGIVLTLAAIRGLRVFTEVYVLTGGGPAGSTEVWMTRAYTLGFTRNDIGGASAASVVLLAVTLLLTVSVNHFRKRGDLR, from the coding sequence ATGACCGCGACCACCGCGACCACTATCGCTCCGGACCGGCGCAGAGCGCTCGCCAAGCGGGTCCTCTCCAAGAAGGCCGTCCTCCCCTGGCTGTTCCTGGCCCCCGGTCTGCTGCTTGCCCTCGTCTTCAAGTTCGTGCCGATGGGCAAGGGCATCTGGCTCAGCTTCTTCGACGTACGGCCGTTCCTGGGCGACCGGTGGGTCGGCCTCGACAACTACACGCGGGTCCTGACCGACCACCGCTTCCAGGACGCGGTCGGCCACACCCTCCTCCTCGGCATAGGGCAGTCGCTCGGCGCGATCGTCGTCGGCTTCTTCCTGGCGCTGCTGCTCGAGGGCCAGGCCCGCTCGCTGAAGATCATCCGCGCGGCCGTCTTCCTGCCGGTCGTCACCGCCACCGCCGTGGTCGGTGAGCTGTGGCGGCTGATGTACTACCCGACCTCCGACGGCCTCGTGAACAGCGCCCTCGGCGTCCTCGGCCTCGGCCCGACACCCTTCCTCGACAACCCCGACACCGCGCTCTGGGCAACGATGGTCATGGGCGTCTGGATGGCCGCCCCCTACAACATGGTCATCATCCTCGCCGGACTCGCGGGCGTGGACCGCACGTTGTACGAGGCCGCCGCGATGGACGGCGTCTCACTGTGGCAGCGGCTGCGGTACGTCACCCTGCCGGCGATCCGTCCCGCCCTCGGCATCGTCCTCACCCTGGCCGCCATCCGTGGTCTGCGCGTCTTCACCGAGGTGTACGTCCTCACGGGCGGCGGCCCCGCCGGGTCCACCGAGGTGTGGATGACCCGCGCCTACACCCTCGGCTTCACCCGCAACGACATCGGCGGCGCGTCGGCGGCCTCCGTCGTCCTGCTCGCGGTGACGCTGCTGCTCACCGTCTCCGTCAACCACTTCCGCAAGAGGGGAGACCTGCGATGA
- a CDS encoding TetR/AcrR family transcriptional regulator C-terminal domain-containing protein, protein MGRPRTPLLDRERITTTALELLDAQGEFSVPQIARRLGVQTGSVYHHVDGRDGIVELLRERVAEGIDVSALDLRPWDEALEAWARSYRAAFAAHPRAIPLLTTSPVRAPRILEQYERAVTLLLDAGFPLPDVMPVLVALENVVLGSALDLAAPVAMWEITDASATPRLAQALDAVGDGRADAAFEVALDGFLAHARRGLEAHAQV, encoded by the coding sequence ATGGGACGGCCGCGCACACCCCTGCTGGACAGGGAGCGCATCACCACCACCGCGCTGGAACTCCTCGACGCACAGGGCGAGTTCAGCGTTCCGCAGATCGCACGGCGGCTCGGGGTGCAGACCGGCTCGGTGTACCACCATGTGGACGGCCGGGACGGCATCGTGGAGCTGCTGCGGGAGCGGGTCGCGGAGGGCATCGACGTCTCCGCCCTCGACCTCCGCCCCTGGGACGAGGCCCTGGAGGCGTGGGCCCGCTCCTACCGCGCCGCCTTCGCGGCCCACCCCCGGGCCATCCCGCTGCTGACGACGTCCCCGGTACGGGCCCCGCGCATCCTCGAACAGTACGAGCGGGCCGTCACCCTGCTCCTCGACGCGGGCTTCCCGCTCCCGGACGTGATGCCGGTGCTGGTCGCCCTGGAGAACGTCGTCCTGGGCTCGGCCCTGGACCTCGCCGCTCCCGTGGCCATGTGGGAGATCACCGACGCGTCGGCCACGCCGCGCCTGGCACAGGCGTTGGACGCGGTGGGCGACGGTCGCGCGGACGCCGCCTTCGAGGTGGCCCTCGACGGCTTCCTCGCGCATGCGCGGCGCGGACTGGAAGCGCACGCACAGGTGTAG
- the paaK gene encoding phenylacetate--CoA ligase PaaK, with the protein MSSLGEPLPHDLLDDGERLTPEQLRELQLDRLRATLRHAYDHVELYRMKFDAAGVGPDDCRSPDDLARFPFTTKADLRDTYPFGMFAVPMSDVRRVHASSGTTGRPTVVGYTENDLALWADVVARSIRAAGGRRGHRVHISYGYGLFTGGLGAHYGAERAGCTVIPASGGMTARQVQLIQDFRPEIIMVTPSYMLTLLDEFEKQGVDPRSSSLRVGIFGAEPWTEEMRREIEERAGLHAVDIYGLSEVIGPGVAQECVETKDGLHIWEDHFYPEVVDPLTDLVLPEGEEGEIVFTSLTKEALPIVRYRTRDLTRLLPGTARPAFRRMRKVTGRCDDMIILRGVNVFPGQIEEIVLRTPDVAPHFQVLLTRRGRMDHMTVRVEARPAAAADRREAAAAAIARAVKDGVGVTVEVTIVDPETLERSVGKLKRVKDLRDPGDSPS; encoded by the coding sequence ATGAGCAGCCTGGGCGAACCTCTCCCCCACGACCTGCTGGACGACGGCGAGCGCCTCACCCCGGAGCAGCTGCGGGAGCTGCAACTCGACCGGCTGCGGGCGACCTTGCGGCACGCGTACGACCATGTGGAGCTGTACCGGATGAAGTTCGACGCGGCCGGGGTCGGCCCCGACGACTGCCGATCCCCCGACGACCTGGCCCGGTTCCCCTTCACCACGAAGGCCGATCTGCGGGACACGTATCCCTTCGGCATGTTCGCCGTCCCGATGTCCGACGTACGACGCGTGCACGCCTCCAGCGGCACCACCGGGCGCCCCACGGTCGTCGGTTACACGGAGAACGACCTCGCCCTGTGGGCGGACGTGGTCGCCCGCTCGATCCGGGCCGCCGGTGGCCGCAGAGGGCACAGGGTGCACATCTCCTACGGCTACGGCCTGTTCACCGGCGGCCTCGGCGCGCACTACGGGGCCGAGCGCGCCGGATGCACGGTGATCCCTGCCTCCGGCGGCATGACCGCCCGCCAGGTGCAACTCATCCAGGACTTCCGTCCCGAGATCATCATGGTGACCCCGTCCTACATGCTCACGCTGCTGGACGAGTTCGAGAAGCAGGGCGTCGATCCGCGCTCCAGCTCCCTGCGGGTGGGCATCTTCGGGGCCGAACCGTGGACGGAGGAGATGCGCCGGGAGATCGAGGAGCGGGCGGGCCTCCACGCGGTCGACATATACGGCCTGTCGGAGGTGATCGGCCCGGGGGTCGCGCAGGAGTGCGTGGAGACCAAGGACGGCCTGCACATCTGGGAGGACCACTTCTACCCCGAGGTCGTCGACCCGCTCACGGACCTCGTGCTGCCCGAGGGCGAGGAGGGCGAGATCGTCTTCACCTCCCTCACCAAGGAGGCCCTGCCGATCGTCCGCTACCGCACCCGCGACCTGACCCGGCTGCTGCCCGGCACCGCCCGCCCCGCCTTCCGCCGGATGCGCAAGGTCACCGGCCGCTGCGACGACATGATCATCCTGCGCGGGGTGAACGTCTTCCCCGGCCAGATCGAGGAGATCGTGCTGCGCACACCCGACGTGGCCCCGCACTTCCAGGTCCTGCTGACCCGGCGGGGCCGCATGGACCACATGACGGTCCGGGTCGAGGCCCGTCCGGCCGCGGCCGCCGACCGCCGGGAGGCGGCGGCCGCGGCGATCGCCCGGGCGGTCAAGGACGGGGTCGGCGTCACGGTGGAGGTGACGATCGTCGACCCCGAGACCCTGGAACGCTCGGTCGGCAAGCTCAAGCGGGTCAAGGACCTCCGCGACCCCGGTGACTCGCCGAGCTGA
- a CDS encoding TerD family protein, with translation MAQSLESLVIRHTHRLPAPRGSAGEGTAAARQFDAALMDVGFKLSAELLERLSGLSGAAVLHTAGRTLRTVSEMVGDHVRHNSYFIDFPANVPDTEEFWTGCVAKALGDEKSRENVLTQLANGVLDLLSLPTYGRYQHTYEEMLAAQDELIASAGDRVTVLHLGRDLDDELTDLYLALAGSTTPLGEDHLRDLKVLAERCALGPQPERIPVRENRAVVNEARLGVGADLLLDTVTDVLRLACALSGGDVTLQEPTRLRALSRPVRRGLLAGLDAVVAANPAKLADVHAHREPFKRLGERLHPHEYPRWPHAADVFAVARGEKEARSFGSRLEKLLDELDVLGAVKLLESAPGRLFRALDLLLRIAADQAERDTVVAAAVRVAPGVSGRVVLAVREHFHNRERESEEPRVFVNRRGRAWVTPDVRPPVPAADRDRLITALDAELRRRLQAPGRLLIDPDVLDVALPLSGRATAAGLGVLPRGSVSTVEGDRLRFFVYWKETEFRTDYDLSALLLHSDYSTDSWLSYTSLTAVGGRHSGDITEAPHGASEFIDLSLDRVRNAFIVPEVNIYAGEGFEEVEESFFGFMVRDGEQKGRPFEPRTVRMKSELRGVGRVALPLVFRRGDDGRWRAKWLHLYLKGISSANRVEDNQVSVSKVVRALVEREQLTVGYLVDLMSRDTTVMDLWDGVSVPDEPVTYIGLGRPEGLHPDSRVITLENLRDLIPG, from the coding sequence ATGGCGCAGAGTCTCGAATCGCTGGTCATCCGGCACACCCACCGCCTTCCCGCCCCCAGGGGGTCCGCCGGCGAAGGCACCGCCGCCGCGCGGCAGTTCGACGCAGCCCTCATGGACGTGGGCTTCAAGCTCTCGGCGGAGCTGCTGGAGCGTCTGTCGGGGCTGTCCGGGGCCGCGGTCCTGCACACCGCCGGGCGGACACTGCGCACCGTGAGCGAGATGGTGGGCGACCACGTCCGGCACAACTCCTACTTCATCGACTTCCCGGCGAACGTGCCGGACACCGAGGAGTTCTGGACGGGTTGCGTGGCCAAGGCCCTCGGCGACGAGAAGTCCCGCGAGAACGTGCTGACACAGCTGGCGAACGGGGTGCTCGACCTGCTCAGCCTCCCCACGTACGGCCGCTACCAGCACACCTACGAGGAGATGCTCGCGGCGCAGGACGAGCTGATCGCCTCGGCGGGCGACCGGGTGACCGTCCTGCACCTCGGCCGGGACCTGGACGACGAACTCACCGATCTGTACCTGGCCCTGGCGGGCAGCACGACCCCGCTGGGCGAGGACCACCTGCGTGACCTCAAGGTGCTCGCCGAGCGGTGCGCGCTCGGCCCCCAGCCGGAGCGGATCCCGGTCCGGGAGAACCGGGCGGTCGTCAACGAGGCCCGGCTCGGCGTCGGCGCGGACCTCCTCCTCGACACCGTCACCGATGTGCTGCGGCTTGCCTGCGCGCTGTCGGGCGGCGACGTGACGCTGCAGGAGCCGACCCGGCTGCGGGCACTGTCGCGGCCGGTGCGCCGGGGGCTCCTCGCGGGCCTCGACGCCGTGGTCGCGGCGAACCCCGCGAAGCTCGCCGATGTGCACGCGCACCGGGAGCCCTTCAAGCGGCTCGGTGAGCGCCTCCACCCGCACGAGTACCCGCGCTGGCCGCACGCCGCCGACGTGTTCGCCGTCGCGCGGGGTGAGAAGGAGGCGCGGTCCTTCGGCAGCCGGCTGGAGAAACTGCTCGACGAGCTCGACGTGCTCGGCGCGGTGAAGCTGCTGGAGTCCGCTCCCGGCAGGCTGTTCCGCGCCCTGGACCTGCTGCTGCGCATCGCCGCCGACCAGGCGGAGCGGGACACGGTGGTGGCCGCGGCGGTGCGCGTCGCACCCGGGGTCTCCGGCCGGGTCGTGCTCGCGGTCCGCGAACACTTCCACAACCGGGAACGGGAGAGCGAGGAGCCCCGCGTCTTCGTCAACCGCCGGGGACGCGCCTGGGTGACCCCCGACGTCAGGCCGCCCGTACCGGCCGCCGACCGCGACCGGCTGATCACCGCCCTCGACGCCGAGCTGCGCCGCCGGCTCCAGGCACCGGGCCGACTGCTGATCGACCCCGACGTCCTCGACGTGGCGCTCCCGCTCAGCGGCAGGGCGACCGCGGCCGGGCTCGGCGTGCTGCCGCGAGGGTCGGTCTCGACGGTCGAGGGCGACCGGTTGCGCTTCTTCGTGTACTGGAAGGAGACCGAGTTCCGGACCGACTACGACCTGTCGGCACTGCTTCTGCACTCCGACTACAGCACCGACTCCTGGCTCTCCTACACGTCCCTCACGGCAGTAGGGGGCAGGCACTCGGGCGACATCACCGAGGCGCCCCACGGGGCCTCGGAGTTCATCGACCTGTCCCTGGACCGGGTGCGCAATGCGTTCATCGTCCCGGAGGTCAACATCTACGCGGGTGAGGGCTTCGAGGAGGTCGAGGAGTCGTTCTTCGGCTTCATGGTGCGCGACGGCGAGCAGAAGGGTCGCCCGTTCGAGCCGCGCACGGTGCGGATGAAGTCGGAGCTGCGCGGGGTGGGCCGAGTGGCGCTGCCATTGGTGTTCCGGCGCGGGGACGACGGACGGTGGCGTGCGAAGTGGCTGCACCTGTATCTGAAGGGGATCTCGTCGGCCAACCGGGTCGAGGACAACCAGGTGTCGGTGTCCAAGGTGGTGCGCGCCCTCGTGGAGCGCGAGCAGCTGACGGTGGGGTACCTGGTCGACCTGATGTCCCGCGACACGACGGTCATGGACCTGTGGGACGGCGTGTCGGTGCCGGACGAGCCCGTGACGTACATCGGTCTCGGACGGCCCGAGGGGCTGCACCCGGACTCCCGGGTCATCACCCTCGAAAATCTGCGCGACCTGATCCCGGGCTGA
- a CDS encoding amidohydrolase, which translates to MPTADLVITGAHVRTLDPERPYATAVAVHDGLIAAVGDAADVRDWRGPGTETVDLGGGRLVPGLVDSHSHPVWGLDMATGIDLTAVRDLDGLRAALTSGERVDGWVIGYGLDHNVFGGRTIDRVLVEDILLGAPAFLRLYDGHSALVSGAALKAAGITGPRAFEQRSHLAVDADGRLTGHLVEHAAMELVQPVMPRPSYAERRSRLAELLGAMAATGLTGAHVMDLGDLDLVGAVAEESVLPLRLRFAPWCMPGADADDLAELVALQGRDGRHWRVGGVKFFMDGTVEGGTAWLDHPDCHGQGTDAFWPDPGAYSDALRHLHRAGVRTATHAIGDAAVRHVLDTVASLGPGGRLAHRVEHIESVPDELVARFAEVGVIASMQPPHTDYTRADLSDEWSSRLGAERAVRAWRLRDLRNAGAVVALGSDWPIAHYDARAVLATAREPRGAASSGAGLTGMQALEGCTSHAALAAGEADVSGRIAVGFRADLTALGVDPVEAPADEVAEAPVRLTVTGGHVVHRGL; encoded by the coding sequence ATGCCCACCGCCGACCTCGTCATCACCGGCGCCCACGTCCGCACCCTGGATCCGGAACGGCCGTACGCCACCGCGGTCGCCGTACACGACGGCCTGATCGCCGCCGTGGGTGATGCGGCGGACGTACGGGACTGGCGCGGACCGGGCACCGAGACCGTGGATCTGGGCGGCGGCCGACTGGTGCCGGGCCTGGTGGACAGCCACAGCCACCCCGTCTGGGGCCTGGACATGGCCACCGGCATCGACCTCACCGCCGTACGCGACCTCGACGGACTCCGCGCCGCGCTCACCTCGGGGGAACGTGTCGACGGCTGGGTCATCGGCTACGGCCTCGACCACAACGTCTTCGGTGGCCGGACCATCGACCGCGTCCTCGTCGAGGACATCCTGCTCGGTGCCCCCGCCTTCCTGCGCCTGTACGACGGCCACTCCGCCCTGGTCAGCGGGGCCGCCCTCAAGGCCGCCGGCATCACCGGACCGCGCGCCTTCGAACAGCGCTCGCACCTCGCCGTCGACGCCGACGGACGGCTCACGGGCCATCTCGTCGAGCATGCCGCGATGGAACTCGTCCAGCCCGTCATGCCCCGGCCCTCGTACGCCGAACGACGTTCCCGGCTGGCCGAGTTGCTCGGCGCGATGGCCGCCACCGGCCTCACCGGCGCCCATGTGATGGACCTCGGCGACCTCGACCTGGTGGGCGCGGTCGCCGAGGAGTCGGTACTGCCGCTCCGGCTGCGCTTCGCGCCCTGGTGCATGCCCGGCGCCGACGCGGACGACCTCGCGGAACTCGTCGCACTCCAGGGCAGGGACGGACGGCACTGGCGGGTCGGCGGCGTGAAGTTCTTCATGGACGGCACCGTGGAGGGCGGCACCGCCTGGCTGGACCACCCCGACTGCCACGGCCAGGGCACCGACGCGTTCTGGCCCGACCCCGGCGCCTACAGCGACGCGCTACGGCACCTGCACCGCGCGGGGGTGCGTACGGCGACCCACGCGATCGGCGACGCCGCCGTGCGGCACGTCCTCGACACCGTCGCCTCGCTGGGGCCCGGCGGGCGGCTCGCGCACCGGGTGGAGCACATCGAGTCGGTGCCGGACGAGCTGGTGGCGCGGTTCGCGGAGGTGGGGGTCATCGCCTCCATGCAGCCCCCGCACACCGACTACACCCGGGCCGACCTGTCCGACGAGTGGTCGTCGCGGCTCGGCGCGGAGCGTGCGGTACGGGCCTGGCGGCTGCGCGATCTGCGGAACGCCGGCGCGGTCGTCGCCCTCGGGTCGGACTGGCCCATCGCCCACTATGACGCGCGGGCCGTACTGGCCACGGCCCGCGAGCCGCGGGGCGCGGCGTCCTCCGGCGCGGGGCTTACCGGGATGCAGGCGCTGGAAGGTTGCACGAGTCACGCGGCGCTGGCCGCGGGTGAGGCGGATGTCTCGGGCCGGATCGCGGTGGGCTTCCGGGCCGACCTCACCGCGCTGGGAGTCGACCCCGTCGAAGCACCGGCCGACGAGGTCGCCGAGGCACCGGTGCGGCTGACTGTGACGGGCGGGCATGTGGTGCACCGGGGGCTTTGA
- a CDS encoding ABC transporter substrate-binding protein: MGVRRRSRRLAAMITVAGLAFGAAACGSGSDSTGGGDPNTLEVWTRSNPDPAATYERVFAAFTEKTGIRIDYQPVINFDQQLQSRASTRDLPDVMINDTALMGSYQSQGLLKPIDPAAIEGHDQITDRTWASTVGIDGEHYGIPYSRQAQTLMIRKDWLRKLGLKAPTTWAEMLAVAKAFADRDPDGDGRKDTYGMVVPGSAQNGYAAWWGASFLWSGGAKIIEPDGKGYRPAMDSAAAVRTVTWMKDNLFCGDNGVIQPGAISAVTGTATNFQDGNAGMYLTGPYNIATYDTTPGKDKYEVVPFPAGPAGSTVLADGENVYFGARTGKTKQEQALAAFLISPEGQKLAMTGRNQPVVRIPVNATLDAAQVRDDPRWSVVQKAYEDASEQFPNAPDFAPIKQDTADALNAVFTYCGSDVGTGLKELNDTLAGDLKDQDLLK, from the coding sequence ATGGGCGTTCGCCGACGAAGTCGCCGCCTGGCCGCCATGATCACCGTCGCGGGGCTCGCGTTCGGGGCGGCAGCCTGCGGATCGGGGTCCGACAGCACCGGAGGCGGTGACCCGAACACGCTGGAGGTCTGGACCCGCAGCAACCCGGACCCCGCCGCCACGTACGAGCGGGTGTTCGCCGCCTTCACCGAGAAGACCGGCATCCGGATCGACTACCAGCCGGTCATCAACTTCGACCAGCAGCTCCAGAGCCGGGCGTCCACCAGGGACCTCCCGGACGTGATGATCAACGACACGGCACTGATGGGCAGTTACCAGAGCCAGGGCCTGCTCAAGCCGATCGATCCGGCCGCGATCGAGGGCCACGACCAGATCACCGACCGGACGTGGGCCTCCACCGTGGGCATCGACGGCGAGCACTACGGCATCCCGTACTCCCGTCAGGCCCAGACCCTGATGATCCGCAAGGACTGGCTGCGCAAGCTCGGGCTCAAGGCGCCCACGACCTGGGCGGAGATGCTCGCCGTCGCGAAGGCCTTCGCCGATCGCGACCCGGACGGCGACGGCAGGAAGGACACCTACGGCATGGTCGTCCCGGGCAGCGCCCAGAACGGCTACGCCGCCTGGTGGGGCGCCAGCTTCCTCTGGTCCGGCGGCGCGAAGATCATCGAGCCGGACGGCAAGGGTTACCGCCCCGCCATGGACTCGGCCGCCGCCGTGCGCACCGTCACCTGGATGAAGGACAACCTCTTCTGCGGTGACAACGGTGTCATCCAGCCCGGCGCCATCAGCGCCGTCACCGGCACGGCCACCAACTTCCAGGACGGCAACGCCGGGATGTACCTCACCGGCCCGTACAACATCGCCACCTACGACACCACACCCGGCAAGGACAAGTACGAGGTGGTCCCGTTCCCCGCGGGCCCGGCCGGGTCCACCGTGCTCGCCGACGGCGAGAACGTCTACTTCGGGGCCAGGACCGGCAAGACGAAGCAGGAACAGGCCCTCGCCGCCTTCCTGATCTCCCCCGAGGGCCAGAAGCTCGCCATGACGGGCAGGAACCAGCCCGTGGTCCGCATCCCCGTCAACGCCACGCTCGACGCGGCCCAGGTGCGCGACGACCCGCGCTGGAGCGTCGTACAGAAGGCGTACGAGGACGCCTCCGAGCAGTTCCCCAACGCACCCGACTTCGCACCGATCAAGCAGGACACCGCCGACGCCCTCAACGCCGTCTTCACCTACTGCGGCAGCGACGTCGGCACCGGCCTCAAGGAACTCAACGACACCCTCGCCGGTGACCTCAAGGACCAGGACCTGTTGAAATGA
- a CDS encoding APC family permease yields the protein MTVTPDATAAGPAESASSPTPSLRSGSLGTTDIAFFVVSAAAPLTVMAGVAPLAILMGGIGAPVGYLLAGLTLAVFAVGFTTMSRHVRSAGAFYAYITRGLGRPAGIGAALLALIGYNGMEIGVYGLLGTATRDTAHSLFGADIPWLPVSLVGLLIIGYAGYRSIDFGAKLLGVLLVAETGILVLLAGGVLIEGGADGLSLASFAPDNVMVSGMVAVLAFAFAAFTGFESTVIYRREARDPARTVPRATYLAIGFLGLFYAFIVWTVIQAFGDAQVIAAAGANPADLFFSAITTYVGPWAADLMRVLIVTSVLASLLAFHNAINRYGLALAEEGILPKALARVHPRHRSPYVAGIAQTVLGAIVVLAFAAAGADPYMQLLLWVNTPGMLALMLLQVLAALAVPFYFRRVTHSEGVLRTVVAPVVAAALLTGAIALVVSHLDRFTGASTAVNTFLAALVPTVLVIGLVLARWLRRARPEVYANFAAEPPAASGD from the coding sequence ATGACTGTCACCCCCGACGCGACCGCCGCAGGCCCGGCCGAAAGCGCGTCCTCCCCGACCCCGTCCCTCCGCTCCGGCTCTCTCGGCACCACCGATATTGCGTTCTTCGTCGTCTCCGCCGCCGCCCCGCTCACCGTGATGGCCGGAGTCGCCCCGCTCGCCATCCTGATGGGCGGCATCGGCGCCCCCGTCGGCTATCTCCTGGCCGGGCTCACGCTCGCCGTCTTCGCCGTCGGCTTCACCACCATGAGCCGCCACGTCCGCAGCGCCGGCGCCTTCTACGCGTACATCACCCGCGGCCTCGGCCGCCCGGCCGGCATCGGCGCGGCGCTCCTCGCGCTCATCGGCTACAACGGCATGGAGATCGGCGTCTACGGCCTCCTCGGCACCGCCACCCGGGACACCGCCCACTCCCTGTTCGGTGCGGACATCCCCTGGCTGCCCGTCTCCCTCGTGGGCCTGCTGATCATCGGCTATGCCGGCTACCGGTCCATCGACTTCGGCGCCAAGCTCCTCGGCGTCCTGCTCGTCGCCGAGACCGGCATCCTCGTGCTGCTCGCCGGGGGTGTGCTGATCGAGGGCGGCGCCGACGGCCTCTCCCTCGCCTCCTTCGCCCCGGACAACGTCATGGTCTCCGGCATGGTGGCCGTCCTGGCCTTCGCGTTCGCCGCGTTCACCGGTTTCGAGTCCACCGTCATCTACCGCCGCGAGGCCCGGGACCCGGCCCGCACGGTGCCCCGCGCCACCTACCTCGCCATCGGCTTCCTCGGCCTGTTCTACGCCTTCATCGTGTGGACCGTGATCCAGGCCTTCGGTGACGCCCAGGTCATCGCGGCGGCCGGCGCCAACCCCGCCGACCTGTTCTTCTCCGCCATCACGACCTACGTCGGACCCTGGGCGGCCGACCTGATGCGCGTCCTCATCGTCACCAGCGTCCTCGCCTCCCTCCTCGCCTTCCACAACGCCATCAACCGCTACGGCCTCGCCCTCGCCGAGGAGGGGATCCTCCCCAAGGCTCTGGCCCGCGTCCACCCGCGCCACCGCTCCCCGTACGTCGCGGGCATCGCCCAGACCGTCCTCGGCGCGATCGTCGTCCTGGCCTTCGCCGCGGCCGGTGCCGACCCCTACATGCAGCTGCTGCTGTGGGTGAACACCCCCGGCATGCTCGCCCTGATGCTGCTGCAAGTGCTCGCCGCGCTCGCCGTGCCCTTCTACTTCCGGCGCGTCACCCACAGCGAGGGTGTCCTGCGCACGGTCGTCGCCCCCGTCGTCGCGGCGGCGCTCCTGACCGGCGCCATCGCCCTGGTCGTCAGCCACCTCGACCGGTTCACCGGCGCCTCCACGGCGGTCAACACCTTCCTGGCGGCCCTCGTCCCGACGGTCCTCGTCATCGGCCTCGTCCTCGCCCGCTGGCTGCGCCGGGCCCGCCCCGAGGTCTACGCGAACTTCGCCGCCGAACCACCGGCCGCGTCCGGCGACTGA
- a CDS encoding fructosamine kinase family protein → MTDRTAPGALAARLTGRPATGERRLSATLAEVTLDDGRVVLVKLGNGPGAARAEAAGLRWLAEAHTVRVPTVYGHDGDRLVIDLVAQGAPSAAAAARLGAELAALHAAGAPSYGAPPPGGPREAYIGRAPMRNVPGADWPAWYAEHRVLPYLRRAVDDGTLRPAETAPIEEVCARLPDLAGPAEPPARLHGDLWNGNVLWGADGHARLIDPAAHGGHRETDLAMLALFGCPHLGHILDGYQRAAPLADGWQDRVGLHQLFPLLVHAVLFGRGYAEQALQAARAALAR, encoded by the coding sequence GTGACTGATCGCACGGCACCCGGTGCCCTGGCGGCGCGACTCACCGGCCGCCCGGCGACTGGTGAACGCCGACTGTCCGCAACGCTCGCCGAAGTCACCCTCGACGACGGCCGGGTGGTGCTCGTCAAGCTGGGCAACGGCCCCGGCGCGGCCCGGGCCGAGGCGGCCGGACTGCGCTGGCTCGCCGAGGCGCACACGGTCCGCGTGCCGACGGTGTACGGCCACGACGGGGACCGCCTGGTGATCGACCTGGTGGCCCAGGGGGCACCGAGTGCCGCGGCGGCGGCCCGCCTCGGTGCCGAGCTGGCCGCCCTGCACGCCGCCGGGGCGCCCTCCTACGGCGCCCCGCCGCCCGGCGGCCCGAGGGAGGCGTACATCGGACGCGCCCCCATGCGGAACGTCCCCGGCGCCGACTGGCCGGCCTGGTACGCCGAGCACCGTGTGCTGCCGTATCTGCGCCGCGCGGTCGACGACGGCACGCTCCGCCCGGCCGAGACAGCCCCGATCGAGGAGGTCTGCGCGCGGCTGCCCGATCTCGCGGGCCCCGCCGAGCCGCCCGCCCGGCTGCACGGCGACCTCTGGAACGGCAACGTCCTATGGGGTGCCGACGGCCACGCCCGGCTCATCGACCCGGCCGCGCACGGCGGCCACCGCGAGACCGACCTGGCGATGCTGGCCCTCTTCGGCTGCCCTCATCTGGGCCACATCCTCGACGGCTATCAGCGGGCGGCGCCCCTCGCCGACGGCTGGCAGGACCGCGTCGGCCTCCACCAGCTCTTCCCGCTGCTGGTGCACGCCGTGCTCTTCGGCCGTGGCTACGCGGAGCAGGCCCTGCAAGCGGCTCGGGCGGCGCTCGCGCGGTGA